The Camelina sativa cultivar DH55 chromosome 18, Cs, whole genome shotgun sequence DNA window NNNNNNNNNNNNNNNNNNNNNNNNNNNNNNNNNNNNNNNNNNNNNNNNNNNNNNNNNNNNNNNNNNNNNNNNNNNNNNNNNNNNNNNNNNNNNNNNNNNNNNNNNNNNNNNNNNNNNNNNNNNNNNNNNNNNNNNNNNNNNNNNNNNNNNNNNNNNNNNNNNNNNNNNNNNNNNNNNNNNNNNNNNNNNNNNNNNNNNNNNNNNNNNNNNNNNNNNNNNNNNNNNNNNNNNNNNNNNNNNNNNNNNNNNNNNNNNNNNNNNNNNNNNNNNNNNNNNNNNNNNNNNNNNNNNNNNNNNNNNNNNNNNNNNNNNNNNNNNNNNNNNNNNNNNNNNNNNNNNNNNNNNNNNNNNNNNNNNNNNNNNNNNNNNNNNNNNNNNNNNNNNNNNNNNNNNNNNNNNNNNNNNNNNNNNNNNNNNNNNNNNNNNNNNNNNNNNNNNNNNNNNNNNNNNNNNNNNNNNNNNNNNNNNNNNNNNNNNNNNNNNNNNNNNNNNNNNNNNNNNNNNNNNNNNNNNNNNNNNNNNNNNNNNNNNNNNNNNNtgaaaaaatgacaaaaaaagaaaaagaaaaggaaagagagaagtgGTCACATCTCTTATGGGCTGTAACATTGGTCCTTATAATTAAAACGCATTTGGGTATTAGTGAATTAATGAGAGGAAAAGAGTCATTGCAGCCTGCGGAAAGGACCACCCCACTGGTCACCGTGTGGGCACGATTAAGCTGTGGCCTTTCATCTCAACATCATCACACTACTCTATTATGTATTATCGCAACAACTGTCTTGTCTTTGATCATCTCTGTACGTCCCACTAAATAATATGTGGGACTACATCAGTTTTTACCGTACGAAAATATCAGAacaaagcaacaacaacaaaataaagtaaaaaaaaagaaaagaaaaagtcaatGTCTGTACTTTGGTTGGTTAATTTTGTGTCTGTGGGTTTTGGGGATAACATATTTTAGAAtctatttgatatttttttaaaaatacaaaagaaatgaGAACTTCTTTTGATTATAGATTGTTGTGCTTATCAATCattaaattaactaataagAATAATAGAGTTTTGATTTTAGTATTAGGTTCATATTTGATGATAATCACAAATATCTTAGGAAAATTATAGACGGGCCTAATTGATAAACTACATGCAAGGCCTATATTTGGATATAAGGTccaattaaaatccaaaaataaacgATTTATTCTTGTGTTATCCACTAGgagattttgtgtttaattGCTATCAAGTGTTTATGCACTTAACTCTTCTGTTTCATGTTTATTTTCAAAGTGTTGGCGTTTCctcttgtttttaattatatgattgaACTTGTCTCTTTGCTATATATGTTGTAAGAATTCTGAATCGAAATAATAATTGTTTAACGAGATCGAAATTATTGATGTGAAAAATCTAGAATTTTGttataagaagaaaaggaaaacattttcGTTTAGGGGATAATGAATTGGATTATTAGATATCCCAAACCCAAACAATACGTAACGTTTGATATTTCAGTATCCGGCTACTTGAAACTGATATTCCCAAATTGATGTGTAAAGCTACATACACAACTCGTGCACAACATCTTGACTGATTGGTTTTGACCAAAAAATCTGACTGATTGGTAGATTGGGGTTTGTAGTACTGTAGagatttaaaacatttatctaaAAGTTTTAACAAATCAAAGCTCTAGGCAAAACAAAGTTTGATTGGTTCAACTTAAGGACTCTAGATAAAGCACATTTTTCGTGGATTTGTTTCAAAGCGATAATTTTTCTACTTCATTTTGTAATATCTCGTCTAGATAATAGGAGATTAGTTAGCAAAATTATCACGGCTTTTACGTATACAAATGAGATTAATGGATAGATTCAATAACGAGAATCTTTACTGAAtcttaatatttgtttcacCATTAACCCTATAAAATATAAGATTCACCACATTTTTCACAAAACTCCTaatcacacacaccaaaaaaaacacctCTCGGTTCTTTTCAATGGCCGAGATTGTAGAAGACTCGCCCAGAGTCATGGAGATAGAAGGAGATGTTCATGACCTTGACCGTTGcgtggtggaggaggttgagCTAACCGTTCCCAAAACCGATGATCCAACGTTACCGGTTCTCACTTTTAGAATGTGGACTCTAGGTCTTGGTGCGTGTATCATACTCTCGTTCGTAAACCAGTTCTTCTGGTACAGGCAGATGCCATTGACCATTACAGGAATCTCGGCTCAGATCGCTGTAGTGCCGCTTGGTCACTTGATGGCTAAAGTGCTTCCGACAAGGATGTTCTTTGAAGGATCAAAGTGGGAGTTTAGCATGAATCCAGGTCCTTTTAATGTTAAGGAACACGTTTTGATCACAATCTTCGCTAATTCGGGAGCTGGAACGGTTTATGCGACACATATACTTAGTGCAATCAAGCTTTATTATAAGAGATCTCTTCCGTTTCTACCGGCTTTTCTCCTTATGATCACTACGCAGGTGATTAACTCTTCTGTGccctaattaatatataagcaTAAACTGATCTGTTTGAAattggtatgtttttttttttttttttaaatctatttaATTCGCTTTAGCTTATATAGAACCTAGACTCCTAGACGATAGAGTGATTgctaaattataaatagatagatagagattTGCATTAACCATAAGTCCATAACTCTTAAATTACTAAACTCAACTTTGTCTTATGTAAAGGATAGTTATTGGCTTTGGTTTTAAGTTTTGGGTTGATTGGTTAGACTAAAACGTGATTACTTGTATTGTTTTGAGACTCTTTTTTGGacatttcttacaaaaataaaatgtttacttTTGGTGTACTttgtacttttttcttttttaacccACTGAATCTCCTTGTAGTTTCTCGGATTTGGGTGGGCTGGTCTATTCCGTAAACACCTTGTTGAGCCTGGTGAAATGTGGTGGCCAAGCAATTTAGTTCAAGTGTCTCTCTTCAAGTAATACTCTTTATATtacattcataaaaaaaaaaaaacttcataattaGTCTTCAGCTACTTAATTGGCTCACTAATCATTGCAGTGCCTTGCatgagaaggaaaagaagagaaagggaGGCATGACTCGAATCCAGTTCTTCCTCATTGTCCTTGTGACCAGTTTTGCATACTACATTCTCCCTGGTTATCTATTCACAATGATAACTTCCATCTCATGGGTCTGTTGGCTTAGTCCCAAATCGGTTTTAGTCCACCAACTCGGTTCAGGTGAACAAGGTCTTGGTATTGGCGCAATTGGTATTGACTGGGCTACAATTAGTTCTTACTTGGGTAGCCCACTCGCGAGTCCCTTATTCGCTACCATCAATGTAGCCATCGGTTTTGCGGGGATCATGTATGTCGCCACCCCGATTTGTTATTGGCTAAATATATACAAGGCCAAAACATATCCCATCTTCTCAAGTGGGCTTTTCATGGGAAATGGCTCTTCCTATGATGTTTTAAGCATCATTGATAATAAGTTTCATCTCGACCGCGAAATCTATGCAAAGACTGGTCCTATTCATATGAGCACTTTCTTTGCAATGACATATGGGCTAGGGTTTGCTACTTTGTCCGCAACTATTGTCCATGTTTTACTTTTCAATGGAAGGTAACGTGTAACTCAATCAGTTCCTTATAACTAcattttacttcttctttttgtttatccAAACTAAATGTCTGAGACTAGTCTTGATCGAAGTTATCTAACTAttttccttctattttacaGGGATTTATGGAAACAAACAAGAGGTGCTTTTCAAAGGAACAAGAAAATGGATTTACACACGAGAATCATGAAGAAAAACTATAGGGAAGTTCCCATGTGGTGGTTTTATGT harbors:
- the LOC104761370 gene encoding oligopeptide transporter 9, whose product is MAEIVEDSPRVMEIEGDVHDLDRCVVEEVELTVPKTDDPTLPVLTFRMWTLGLGACIILSFVNQFFWYRQMPLTITGISAQIAVVPLGHLMAKVLPTRMFFEGSKWEFSMNPGPFNVKEHVLITIFANSGAGTVYATHILSAIKLYYKRSLPFLPAFLLMITTQFLGFGWAGLFRKHLVEPGEMWWPSNLVQVSLFNALHEKEKKRKGGMTRIQFFLIVLVTSFAYYILPGYLFTMITSISWVCWLSPKSVLVHQLGSGEQGLGIGAIGIDWATISSYLGSPLASPLFATINVAIGFAGIMYVATPICYWLNIYKAKTYPIFSSGLFMGNGSSYDVLSIIDNKFHLDREIYAKTGPIHMSTFFAMTYGLGFATLSATIVHVLLFNGRDLWKQTRGAFQRNKKMDLHTRIMKKNYREVPMWWFYVILVLNIALIMFISFYYNATVQLPWWGVLLACVIAVFFTPLIGVIVATTNQAPGLNVITEYVIGYIYPERPVANMCFKVYGYISMTQALTFIQDFKLGLYMKIPPRSMFMAQVVGTLVAVIVYTGTAWWLMVDIPHLCDKSLLPPDSEWTCPMDRVFFDASVIWGLVGPRRMFGDLGEYSAINWFFLVGAICPFFVWLATKAFPAHKWISKIHFPVILGATSMMPPAMAVNFTSWCIVAFVFGHFLFKYKREWWKKYNYVLSGGLDAGTAFMTILIFLSLGRKGIGLLWWGNADDSTNCSLASCPTAKGVMMHGCPVF